One region of Halohasta litchfieldiae genomic DNA includes:
- a CDS encoding IS5-like element ISHli2 family transposase codes for MSKISRFTSKAVSLAKNAVGGRGEAAAPEGGGGFADYAVVSLHCLRIYLEKSYREALDLLSEMPHILAEIGLEEGDLPHHSTLVKSFDRLQMKIWRVLLRLSAQLHDTADHAAMDATFFDRETASKHYCRRTNYRVQTLKTTALVDTQTQAVLDVHCTTEKRHDTQIGWQLARRNAGEIASLAADKGYDWMQLREKLREEGVRPLIKHREFRPVDCAHNARIDESLYGQRALSETVFSTIKRTLGHAVRARAWYREFREIVLMCAVYNIKRAVKP; via the coding sequence ATGTCGAAGATCTCCCGCTTCACGAGCAAGGCGGTGTCGTTAGCTAAAAATGCTGTTGGTGGCCGAGGCGAAGCCGCCGCCCCCGAAGGGGGTGGGGGCTTCGCCGACTACGCCGTCGTTTCGCTTCACTGTCTCCGGATTTACCTAGAGAAATCCTACCGCGAGGCGCTCGATCTCTTGAGCGAGATGCCACATATTTTGGCCGAAATCGGCCTCGAAGAGGGCGATCTCCCGCATCACTCGACGCTAGTAAAGTCGTTTGACAGGTTACAGATGAAGATCTGGCGAGTGCTGCTGCGCCTTTCGGCGCAGCTGCACGACACCGCGGATCACGCCGCGATGGACGCGACGTTCTTCGACCGTGAAACCGCCAGCAAGCACTACTGCCGCCGCACGAATTACCGCGTTCAAACACTGAAAACGACCGCTCTCGTCGATACACAAACACAAGCTGTACTCGACGTTCACTGTACGACCGAGAAACGTCACGACACGCAGATCGGCTGGCAACTCGCCCGCCGCAACGCGGGCGAGATTGCCAGCCTCGCCGCCGACAAAGGCTACGATTGGATGCAATTACGCGAGAAATTGCGCGAAGAAGGCGTGAGACCGCTGATCAAGCACCGTGAGTTCCGACCCGTCGATTGCGCGCATAACGCGCGCATCGATGAGTCTCTGTACGGCCAACGAGCGCTGTCTGAGACCGTCTTTTCAACGATTAAGCGAACGCTCGGCCACGCGGTGCGTGCCCGAGCGTGGTACCGCGAATTTCGTGAGATCGTTCTGATGTGTGCGGTCTACAACATCAAGCGAGCCGTGAAACCGTGA
- a CDS encoding tyrosine-type recombinase/integrase: protein MGSVDDLRSACYSTGADYLQQRNEAIIGLMYDTGLRVGELVAVDVDMLREANSVLYVPTEIQKDYPNDNEPAPATLELASDVTRLLSSYLNSRWKESPALFPSRSSDRITTQGVRNAISKVTKEADVEPYLVDGTRGDPGDVTPHALRHSVAYRMMNAEEGNTLYDVRNRLRHRSIQTTEQVYDHIIRV from the coding sequence CTGGGCTCCGTCGACGATCTCAGGTCGGCGTGTTACTCGACTGGTGCAGACTACCTCCAGCAGCGCAACGAGGCGATCATCGGCCTCATGTACGACACCGGGCTCCGGGTCGGCGAACTGGTGGCCGTCGACGTGGATATGCTCAGAGAGGCCAACAGCGTACTGTATGTTCCGACTGAAATCCAGAAAGACTACCCGAACGACAACGAGCCCGCACCGGCGACGTTAGAGCTGGCCTCAGACGTTACACGGCTGCTGTCGTCGTACCTGAATAGTAGGTGGAAGGAATCGCCGGCGTTGTTCCCCTCACGGTCGAGCGACCGGATCACTACCCAGGGCGTACGGAACGCGATCTCGAAGGTTACTAAGGAGGCCGATGTCGAGCCGTATCTGGTCGACGGAACCCGTGGTGATCCGGGTGACGTGACGCCGCACGCGCTTCGTCACAGTGTCGCCTACCGGATGATGAACGCCGAAGAGGGTAACACGTTATACGACGTGCGGAACCGACTGCGGCACCGAAGCATCCAAACGACCGAGCAAGTCTACGACCATATTATTCGAGTATGA
- a CDS encoding extracellular solute-binding protein, which produces MVNNDLQTTRRRLLAGSSIGLGATLAGCLGGNEDRNSSSNGGGGQEYEVGYDDSQTTVSASQFPTDEQLYIYCVQSGWMNWPSVMEAFNQQYNVEINDNDRSSGEALQDARSNAQNPTHSAFNGGYSYALQAMNDGLTQSYKPANWDKVPDDAKTENGHCTGTRKVTTALTYRQDLFDERGIDKPETWEDLLHPDIMQDLALQTPQAAVGLAAALSINNARGGSLDNVQPVVDYYTEIQEGGAEFTDNFLAQFTRGEYGSFIRYDYSGLDLKYNNDDFAEEDVGVALLGGENGNQGAFNALYGYALLANARNPEAAKLFMDYVLSIEGQQHFTDAYVRPIRASEMELPDEFPDQSRYDETEFTIDQQTLVEQQEDVIQEITRGAGL; this is translated from the coding sequence ATGGTTAACAACGATTTGCAAACGACAAGACGACGGCTTCTTGCTGGAAGTAGTATCGGATTGGGTGCCACACTAGCAGGCTGTCTCGGCGGCAATGAGGATCGTAATAGTAGTTCCAATGGTGGTGGGGGTCAGGAGTACGAAGTAGGATACGACGACTCTCAGACGACCGTCAGTGCGTCGCAGTTCCCAACGGACGAACAGTTGTATATCTATTGTGTGCAGTCCGGCTGGATGAACTGGCCGTCGGTGATGGAAGCATTCAATCAACAGTACAATGTCGAAATCAACGACAACGATCGATCTTCGGGAGAAGCTCTCCAGGATGCCCGATCGAACGCACAGAATCCGACCCATTCAGCGTTCAACGGTGGCTACAGTTATGCCCTCCAAGCGATGAACGACGGGCTTACCCAATCGTACAAACCGGCGAACTGGGACAAAGTCCCTGACGATGCTAAAACAGAGAATGGCCACTGTACCGGGACGCGGAAAGTCACGACTGCCCTCACATACCGTCAAGACCTGTTCGATGAACGGGGGATCGACAAACCCGAAACGTGGGAGGATCTGCTCCACCCTGACATTATGCAGGACCTGGCGCTTCAGACCCCACAGGCTGCAGTCGGTCTCGCCGCGGCGCTGTCGATCAATAACGCTCGCGGTGGCTCCTTAGACAACGTCCAGCCAGTGGTCGACTATTACACCGAAATTCAGGAAGGTGGTGCAGAGTTCACTGACAACTTCCTCGCACAGTTCACCCGTGGCGAGTACGGATCGTTTATCCGCTACGACTACTCGGGGCTTGATTTGAAATACAATAACGATGATTTCGCTGAGGAGGATGTCGGTGTCGCTCTCTTGGGGGGCGAAAACGGCAATCAGGGCGCGTTCAATGCGCTGTACGGCTACGCCCTACTCGCAAACGCCCGAAACCCCGAGGCGGCGAAGCTGTTCATGGACTACGTCCTCTCCATAGAGGGCCAGCAGCATTTCACCGACGCCTACGTGCGACCGATCCGGGCTTCCGAGATGGAACTGCCCGACGAATTCCCCGACCAGAGCCGCTACGACGAGACGGAGTTCACTATCGACCAACAGACACTCGTCGAACAGCAAGAAGACGTTATCCAAGAGATCACGCGTGGCGCTGGCCTGTGA
- a CDS encoding ISH3-like element ISHla1 family transposase: MSKTKQADGEIHEDQLLNFLVNRLDEEVSLSLANNAEITAEDIYEVLVGACADGTSVSTLCASSQNSPAGNTVLYHLRTKFEPERLERVANTLLRKDLDELLPEQVEVCADLHLRPYYGDEDDTDGLYHSVAKRGTTAFHAYATLYARVKNKRYTLAVRRLKDGDTASSVLAEFFGVLDGLDAGVKAVYLDRGFYDSKCLTLLQAHNYAYVIPIIRWGEAIQQELSEGWSRVIQHDLTGKLDGHSWTVDFPVYIDCTYLNGKYDENGVARHGYAADAPFIDSPRDARYHYSKRFGIESSYRLFEQAIATTTTRDPTVRLLYVVVSLLLQNVWRYLHYEYVATPRRGGRRLWWWPYKEFVNMIRRAAWTALAVRRAVPANRPPDDRFHR, from the coding sequence GTGTCTAAAACCAAACAAGCAGACGGTGAGATCCACGAGGACCAGCTTCTTAACTTTCTCGTCAACCGCCTTGACGAGGAAGTTTCGCTCTCGTTAGCCAATAACGCTGAAATCACTGCTGAAGACATCTATGAGGTCCTCGTCGGCGCTTGCGCCGACGGGACCTCTGTCTCTACGCTCTGTGCGTCGAGCCAGAACTCACCCGCTGGGAACACGGTCCTCTACCATCTTCGGACGAAGTTCGAGCCGGAACGGCTCGAACGAGTCGCTAACACGCTCCTGCGAAAGGATCTCGATGAATTGCTCCCCGAACAGGTGGAGGTCTGCGCAGACCTCCACCTGCGGCCCTACTACGGTGACGAAGACGACACAGACGGCCTCTATCACTCGGTAGCGAAGCGTGGAACCACTGCGTTCCACGCCTATGCCACACTCTACGCGCGTGTGAAGAACAAACGCTACACGCTGGCGGTACGCCGTCTCAAAGACGGCGATACCGCAAGTAGTGTCCTCGCTGAGTTCTTCGGTGTCCTCGACGGCCTTGACGCCGGGGTCAAGGCCGTCTACCTTGATCGCGGATTCTACGACAGTAAGTGTCTCACGCTGCTTCAGGCGCACAATTACGCGTACGTGATCCCGATCATCCGGTGGGGTGAGGCGATTCAGCAAGAGCTCTCGGAAGGATGGAGTCGCGTCATTCAGCATGATCTGACGGGGAAACTCGACGGTCACAGCTGGACCGTCGATTTTCCCGTCTACATCGACTGTACGTACCTAAATGGGAAGTATGACGAGAACGGTGTGGCGCGTCACGGCTACGCCGCTGACGCGCCGTTCATCGACTCACCACGGGACGCTCGATACCACTACTCGAAACGCTTCGGTATCGAGTCAAGCTATCGCTTGTTTGAGCAAGCGATAGCGACAACGACAACACGAGATCCAACGGTACGGCTGCTGTACGTGGTGGTGAGTCTCCTCTTACAGAACGTCTGGCGGTACCTTCACTACGAGTATGTGGCGACGCCCCGCCGAGGCGGGCGTCGCCTCTGGTGGTGGCCGTACAAGGAGTTCGTCAATATGATTCGACGAGCTGCGTGGACGGCCCTCGCGGTGCGTCGGGCCGTCCCCGCGAATCGGCCACCTGACGACCGATTCCACCGCTAA